From the genome of Glycine max cultivar Williams 82 chromosome 2, Glycine_max_v4.0, whole genome shotgun sequence, one region includes:
- the LOC100816942 gene encoding auxilin-like protein 1: MEFTAATATLTKKLSNGCGYSVTGRSAYDGVFATPIKLRAPSFSSHFDDYREIFCTSSPGSSIPILELPELNQRRKNDDVWRSKLDYSKVFSGFGNLDATAAVPFEELVAEPKEKESFRAKSKVKGENQSSREDLTNCSKEIPVASWSSNDTRRINMSFHKVNQGSENGTNGMTHIAQLRAVPAYTQLIEEVNPLKMNRVNKSIPVAQDTTCSGSHGNEGKKEAAHSTKSFTGASPDNSKKQPSNNGVKVTSTSDSIDLFFGACEISNGSNGIHHVKVPLSETTEGNSEAMKSMPTKCQASKSSSSEGVAGGDSPSYLDDMVDSNSEVAASVAALRKAMEEAQVRMKVAKELMRRKKEGFPDHVKRKSNIELKAERKKEAKDTYKTKKPDTKQTFREMDAFPNASSELGKSTMRIEQVRPDLGAKETSVAKEAVQKAQKKLKSTQVKYEKEVEQKDADHKGKILELKEAKNNKKELYVKNTDRSATNKPEESDQTIEVVKKYCRLENNEEKVHVDNEASVCEELVQETKHRCQEAVDETKLVHETLECGTMDKSLKFIETGEVENKATPFYELEDDESNLGGQGLITRNGKKVTCKPEEDGNKFEGSFDLEECQTNLRAAQELGEVEKNITQEQKGSEDRVAVSNELEECKINLRAAQELREVEKNITQEQKGSEDRVAVSNELEECELTEILEPLNNENVHSQHGSDFISTDEDIENFGCLENRKKRNDSGFLDIYQEIEYSGQREATDDALYNKEPTEVIRVTQSDPSCEEVKAEEAGKSTETSSSYDPDETEKLNKTQVADTTIENEETLNVNPEVHSCDVQDDTMVASSASFQHQERYEETDPVQETNDFHEKHNAGETSSFIQIAPELNGAVNQMQNIFETETSEGNATSIGDTDINDRQNQDQCWEKSENDCNLEMLVEDIITPESAEICKDAKENRVTLNEEADENQSNFSNEENLFDNEHNIEESQISSSSDRKSSLFKEEEVESSHSNLRESNRASVIMEEKEANGNLHKEEQEKEQLKKLAEANETKREREKEKLAVERAIREARERAFADARERATLERAAAEARQKNISDGRERLGKTTSQANEKTPAEKAAMEAKLKAERAAVERATAEARARALERALSERAASEARNKSDKSVAGFGASRDNGIKHNFYSKSFSYGVRDSTDVFDGADGDSAQRCKARFERHQRIGERVAKALAEKNMRDWLVQKEQEHRNRVAESLDADVKRWSSGKTGNLRALLSTLQYILGPDSGWQPIPLTDIVTTTAVKKAYRKATLFVHPDKLQQRGASIQQKYICEKVFDLLKEAWNRFNMEER, encoded by the exons ATGGAATTCACAGCTGCCACCGCTACTCTCACGAAGAAGCTCTCCAACGGCTGTGGCTACAGCGTCACCGGAAGATCTGCGTACGACGGTGTCTTCGCCACTCCTATCAAGCTCCGCGCTCCGAGCTTCTCCTCTCACTTCGACGATTACCGCGAGATTTTCTGCACGTCGTCGCCCGGTTCCTCGATTCCGATCCTTGAACTTCCGGAGCTCAACCAGAGGAGAAAGAACGACGATGTTTGGCGCTCCAAGCTCGATTACTCGAAAGTCTTCAGCGGGTTCGGGAATCTAGACGCCACTGCTGCGGTGCCTTTCGAGGAGCTTGTTGCTGAGCCTAAGGAGAAAGAGAGCTTCAGAGCAAA GAGCAAGGTCAAAGGAGAAAACCAATCTTCCAGGGAAGATCTAACTAATTGTTCAAAGGAAATTCCAGTGGCATCATGGTCGTCTAATGATACCAGAAGGATCAATATGTCATTTCACAAAGTTAACCAAGGAAGCGAAAATGGAACAAATGGGATGACACATATTGCTCAACTCCGTGCTGTCCCTGCTTACACTCAATTAATTGAAGAAGTCAATCCGCTGAAGATGAACAGAGTTAATAAGTCTATACCGGTAGCACAGGATACTACTTGTTCTGGTAGTCATGGCAATGAGGGGAAAAAAGAAGCTGCACATTCTACTAAATCATTTACTGGTGCTTCACCTGATAATTCTAAGAAACAGCCTTCCAACAATGGAGTGAAAGTTACAAGTACATCTGATTCTATTGATCTGTTTTTTGGTGCATGTGAGATTAGCAATGGAAGTAATGGAATACATCATGTCAAAGTTCCTCTATCAGAGACTACAGAAGGTAACAGTGAAGCTATGAAATCAATGCCAACCAAATGTCAGGCATCTAAAAGTAGCTCATCTGAAGGTGTTGCTGGTGGTGATTCGCCATCATACTTAGATGACATGGTAGACTCAAATTCAGAGGTAGCTGCTTCTGTAGCTGCTTTAAGAAAGGCAATGGAAGAGGCTCAAGTAAGAATGAAGGTTGCAAAAGAGttgatgagaagaaagaaagaaggttTTCCTGATCATGTCAAACGAAAGTCTAATATTGAATTGAAAgctgagagaaaaaaagaggcTAAAGACACATATAAAACAAAGAAACCTGATACAAAGCAAACATTTAGAGAAATGGATGCTTTTCCAAATGCTTCTTCTGAGTTAGGGAAATCAACAATGAGAATAGAGCAAGTGAGGCCAGATCTGGGGGCAAAAGAAACAAGTGTTGCTAAAGAAGCTGTACAAAAAGCACAGAAGAAATTGAAATCAACTCAAGTGAAATATGAGAAAGAGGTTGAACAGAAAGACGCggatcataaaggaaaaattcttGAGCTTAAAGaggcaaaaaataacaagaaagaGCTGTACGTTAAAAACACAGATAGGAGTGCCACTAATAAACCAGAAGAATCCGATCAAACAATAGAAGTGGTTAAGAAATATTGTAGGCTGGAGAATAATGAAGAGAAGGTCCATGTGGATAATGAAGCAAGTGTGTGTGAAGAACTTGTCCAGGAAACTAAGCATAGGTGTCAGGAAGCAGTAGATGAAACAAAACTGGTTCATGAGACACTTGAATGTGGAACAATGGACAAGAGTTTGAAGTTTATTGAAACTGGGGAAGTTGAGAATAAGGCTACACCTTTTTATGAACTGGAAGACGATGAAAGCAACCTTGGTGGGCAAGGATTAATAACAAGAAATGGGAAAAAAGTTACTTGTAAGCCAGAAGAAGATGGCAACAAATTTGAAGGGTCCTTTGATCTGGAAGAATGCCAAACAAATTTGAGAGCTGCTCAGGAACTGGGAGAGGTTGAGAAGAACATTACCCAAGAGCAAAAAGGAAGTGAGGATAGAGTTGCAGTGTCCAATGAGCTGGAAGAATGCAAAATAAATTTGAGAGCTGCTCAGGAACTGAGAGAGGTTGAGAAGAACATTACACAAGAGCAAAAAGGAAGTGAGGATAGAGTTGCAGTGTCCAATGAGCTTGAAGAATGTGAATTGACAGAGATTCTGGAGCCACTTAACAATGAGAATGTGCACAGTCAACATGGCTCAGATTTCATAAGTACAGATGAAGACATAGAAAACTTTGGTTGTTTAGAgaatagaaagaaaaggaatgaTTCTGGTTTTCTTGATATCTATCAAGAAATCGAATATTCTGGTCAGAGAGAAGCCACTGATGATGCATTGTATAATAAGGAGCCAACTGAAGTAATTAGAGTGACTCAATCTGATCCTAGTTGTGAGGAAGTAAAAGCCGAGGAGGCTGGCAAGTCCACAGAAACCAGCTCAAGCTATGATCCAGATGAAACTGAGAAGTTGAACAAAACTCAGGTAGCTGATACAACTATTGAAAATGAGGAAACTCTGAACGTAAATCCAGAGGTTCATTCATGTGATGTGCAGGATGATACAATGGTAGCGAGTAGTGCTTCATTTCaacatcaagagagatatgaagAAACAGACCCTGTTCAGGAGACAAACGATTTCCATGAGAAACATAATGCAGGTGAGACTTCTTCCTTCATTCAAATTGCCCCTGAACTCAATGGGGCAGTCAATCAAatgcaaaatatatttgaaacagAGACCTCCGAAGGTAATGCTACAAGTATTGGTGACACTGACATAAATGATAGGCAAAATCAAGATCAGTGCTGGGAAAAGTCAGAAAATGACTGCAATCTGGAAATGCTTGTTGAAGACATAATAACTCCTGAGTCTGCAGAAATCTGCAAGGATGCTAAGGAGAATAGGGTTACATTAAATGAAGAGGCAGATGAGAATCAATCTAATTTTTCTAATGAGGAAAATTTGTTTGACAATGAACACAATATAGAAGAATCTCAGATATCTAGTTCATCTGATCGGAAATCAAGTCTTTTCAAAGAAGAGGAGGTTGAATCAAGTCACAGCAATCTAAGGGAGAGTAATCGAGCATCTGTAATAATGGAAGAGAAGGAAGCAAATGGCAACTTGCATAAGGAAGAGCAGGAAAAGGAACAACTCAAAAAACTTGCTGAAGCAAACGAGacgaaaagagaaagagaaaaggaaaaattagcTGTAGAAAGAGCAATTCGTGAAGCACGTGAAAGGGCATTTGCTGATGCCAGAGAAAGGGCGACTCTAGAGAGAGCTGCAGCAGAAGCACGTCAGAAAAACATTTCTGATGGACGAGAAAGGCTAGGAAAAACCACTAGTCAGGCAAATGAGAAGACACCAGCTGAGAAGGCTGCTATGGAAGCAAAACTTAAAGCTGAACGTGCCGCGGTGGAGAGAGCAACTGCAGAGGCACGGGCACGTGCCCTAGAAAGGGCACTCTCTGAGAGAGCTGCCTCTGAGGCAAGAAATAAATCTGACAAATCTGTTGCAGGTTTTGGGGCTTCCCGTGATAATGGAATAAAGCATAACTTCTATTCAAAATCTTTCAGCTATGGTG TTCGTGATTCTACTGATGTATTTGATGGAGCTGATGGTGATTCTGCTCAGAGATGTAAAGCTAGGTTTGAGAGGCATCAGAGAATAGGGGAACGTGTG GCAAAGGCTCTTGCAGAAAAGAATATGCGTGACTGGCTTGTGCAGAAGGAGCAAGAGCACAGAAAT AGGGTAGCAGAATCTCTTGATGCTGATGTTAAAAGGTGGTCAAGTGGGAAGACAGGAAACTTGAGGGCATTGCTTTCAACATTACAATAT ATCCTTGGCCCCGATAGTGGTTGGCAACCGATTCCTTTGACAGATATAGTAACCACCACTGCTGTAAAGAAAGCATATCGTAAAGCTACTCTATTT